A segment of the Hallerella succinigenes genome:
CATCAACAGACCTTCCGAAAGTTCGTCTTCCACGAGCTGCTGAATGCTTCTGCGGAGCGGTCTTGCGCCAAGAGCCGGATCGTAACCATGATCCACGATCGCTTCCTTCGCCTTCTCCGAAAATTCGAGCAGCACGCCGCGTTCCGAAAGGTTATTCTGCACGTTGCCGAGCAGAATGTCCACAATCTGAATCAAGTCCTTCTTGTTCAGGCTGCGGAAAACAATCTGGTCATCGATACGGTTCAAGAATTCTGGCGAGAATACGTTCTTCGCTTCTTCATGAATCGTCGCTTCCATGCGTTCGTAATCATCCGATTCCGAAAGCTTTGTAAAGCCCATACCGGTGCTGTGCTTTACTTCACGGGCGCCGACGTTCGAAGTCATGATGATGATCGTATTCTTAAAGTTAATTTTGCGACCGAAGCTATCGGTGAGCTGACCATCGTCCAAAATCTGCAGCAGCAAATTGTAGACGTCCGGGTGCGCCTTTTCGATTTCATCGAGAAGCACGACCGAGTACGGGTGCTTGCGCACCTTTTCCGTGAGCTGTCCACCGCCTTCTTCGTAACCGACGTATCCCGGAGGCGCACCGATCAAACGGGAAATGCTGTGCTTTTCCATGTATTCGCTCATATCGATCCGGATCATGGAATCTTCAGCGCCAAAGAGCGAAAGCGAAAGAACCTTCGCAAGTTCCGTTTTACCGACACCGGTCGGGCCGAGGAACAGGAAGCTTCCCATCGGACGGCGCGCATCGCGAATGCCCGCACGGGAACGGCGGATCGAACGGACGACCGATTCCACGGCGCGGTCCTGTCCAATGATGCGCAGCTTGATTTCCTTGTCCAGATTGATCAGCTTCTTCGTTTCTTCATCGGCCAAGCGGGAAATGGGAATCCCCGTCATCTTGCTGATGACATCGCGGATCATATCTTCGTCTACGATCAAGCATTCCGTTTTGCGCTTTTCGAGCCACTGTTCCTTGACTTCCGCGATCTTCTTCTGAAGTTCATCGGATTCGTCACGGTACTTGGCAGCGTCTTCAAACTTTTCCGTGCGCAAGGCCTCTTCCTTGTTCGAAGTCGCTTCGGCAAGGCGTGTTTCCATGTCGCGGAGTTCCGGCGGAACCGCCATGCTTGCAAGGCGCATGCGAGCGCCCGCTTCGTCAATCACGTCAATCGCCTTATCCGGCAAGAAGCGTTCCGAAAGATAGCGATCGCCCAAAGCAACAGCCGCTCGGATCGCTTCCGACGTGTACTTCACCTTGTGATGGCGTTCGTAACGGTCCACAAGACCGTTCAAAATTCTGATCGATTCTTCGACAGTCGGCGGATTCACCAAGATTTTCTGAAAACGACGTTCGAGAGCCGCATCCTTTTCGATGTACTTGCGGTATTCATCCACCGTCGTTGCGCCGATACACTGAAGTTCCCCACGGGCAAGAGCCGGCTTAAAGATATTCGAAGCGTCCAGGCTTCCTTCCGAGCCACCTGCGCCGACGATCGTGTGCAATTCATCGATAAAGAGAATCACCGCGTTTTCGTTCTTCTGAAGCTCCATGATCAGAGCCTTCAAGCGTTCTTCGAACTGGCCGCGATACTTGGTACCGGCGACCATCGCGGCGACGTCCAACGTAATCACACGCTTGTTTTCGAGCAGTTCCGGAATCTTCTTATTGACAATCTTCTGAGCGAGACCTTCGACGATAGCCGTTTTACCGACGCCCGGTTCGCCGATGAGAACCGGATTGTTCTTTTTGCGGCGGCAAAGCACCTGAATCAAGCGTTCAATTTCTTCAGCACGTCCAATGATCGGATCGAGCTTTCCCTGGCGAGCGAGAGCAGTCAAGTCACGACCGAAATGATCAAGAATCGGAGTCTTGGACTTTTGTTCCTTATCGCGGCGCGGTGCAAAATTACGGGCAAGATCAGGATCCATTCTCTGCGGACGAGATTCGTCCTTCACTCTTTCAATCGCCTGACGCAGAGCGTTATATTCGACACCGGCAGCTGTCAAAGCGGCGGCAGCATGCGATTCGGAAACCTTTAAAAGCGAAATCAGAACGTGTTCTGTCCCAATGTAATTGTCATCGAGCATCCGAGCTTCCACAGCGGCAGCCTGCAAAACGTCCTTCGCATGTTCGGTGAACGGCAACTGGGAACCTATCGTCATCATGCCGCCGGCTTCCGAAATCGAGCGTTCCACATCCTGAGCGAGATTTTCAAGATTCACTCCGAGCGTCTTGAGCGCGGCAGCGGCAAAGCCAGCACCTTCGCGCGCAATGCCCAAAAGCAAGTGTTCCGTTCCGACATGTTCAGAATTCAAACGTCTCGCTTCATCTCTTGCGTACTGCAAGACTTTTCTCACACGATCTGTAAAGCGACCTGACATTGTTTAAATCTCCTTCGCATTAAAATCTTGATATGGAACCAAGATGCCTCCCTGCATGTGAACACGTTTCGTGGCAAATTCCGCCATCCGTTCGTCGTGCGTTACCACGAGCAGGGTTTGCTTGTAATCTTCGTTAATTTGTTTAAAAAGCTCATTCAGCATCCGGGCATTCTTTTCGTCCAAGTTGCCGCTCGGTTCGTCGGCCAGGAGAACATCCGGATTGTTCATCAAGGCGCGGGCCACGGCAACACGCTGACGTTCACCGCCCGAAAGTTCGCGCGGCAAATGCTTTAAGCGGTCCTTCAGGCCCACCTTCTGCAAAAGTTCCTCCGCATGTTCCTGAACCGTTTTCAAGTTCGCATGCGGATTCAAAATGCGAGCCGGAACGCAGACGTTTTCAAGCGCCGTAAATTCCGCAAGCAGATGGTGGAACTGGAAAACGAATCCGACCTTCTTCGAATGGTATTCATCCTTTTCCGCGGAATTCATCTTTCCAAGGCTCTTGCCGTTGAAGATAATTTCGCCCGAAGTCGGCGTATCCAAGGCGCCCACTAGATTCAAAAAGGTGGACTTGCCCGAGCCCGAAGCTCCAGTTAGCACGCAAAATTCGTTTTTAGAAAGTTCAAAATCGACGCCCTTCAAAATTTCAAGGCGTTCCCCCGTTTCGCAAAAGACTCGGGTCAAGGCTTTGGTTTCAAGCAAGATATCACTCATGGCGTATTGCCCCCACCGGATCGAGCTTTGAAGCCTTCCAAGCCGGAAGGAGCGTCGAAAGCGTGCAAAGAAGAATACCGACCACGAACACGACAATTACATCGAGCGGATTGATCAGGACCGGGAAATACGGCAACACGTAAACATCGCCCGGCAGCGTAATGAAATGGTAGGACTGCTGTAAACCGCAGAGCGCAAGTCCCACCGTACCACCGAGAATCGTACCGCCGACACCGATGAAAGAACCCATCAGCATGAACACGCGCATCACACCGGCCTTCGAAAGTCCCATGCTGCGCAGAATGCCGATTTCCTTCGTCTTGTCCGTCACCACCATGATGAGCGAACTGATAATGTTGAACGCCGCCACAAGAATGATCAAACAGATAATCGCCGCCACGATGAACTTTTCGTAATTCATCCACTTGAGCAACGTAATGTTCTTGGTTTTCCAGTCGATAAAGTAATACGGATATCCGATGACTTCGCCCGCACGGTCTGCGCTTTCGCTCGCCTTCCACTGGTCCTTCACACGGAACTGCAGGCCGGAAACCTGGTTTGAATCCATGCCCAAAAGCTTCTGTGCTTCCGGGATTCCAATGTAGGCGATATTTCCATCGTATTCGTACATGCCCGTTTCAAAAATTCCAGAGACGACACAAGAAAGAATCTTGGGACCGCCCGAAGACATCGTCGCCTCGGTACTCTGAAAGGTCTGCAAAATGATCTTGTCGCCGACGAGCACCTTCAGACGGTTCGCAAGCGAAATGCCAAGGATCACCGCCGGACGACGGTCAAAATTCGAATCGGGAAGACTGTCGAGCGAATAGTTTCCGCTCACGATCTTTTCCGAAAGGTCCACCACTTTTTTCGAACGTTCTGGATCGATGCCGTACAGCACAATGCCGTCGTTCACCTTTTTGGAACTGATGCCGACTTTGTAAATGACAAAAGGCGCCGACGCTACGACATCGGAGTCGTTCGCCATCACCTTATCCGCAATCGTATTGAAGTCTTCTACAGGATCGCTGCGGTACGCGTACATTTCAAAATGCGCGTCCTTGCCAATCATCTGTGCGGTGACTTCTTCTTCAAAGCCGTTCACAGCCGAAAGCGCAACGATCAAAGCGAACACGCCGATACTCACCCCCAGCATACTGAAGATGCCTATCAGCGAAACAAAAAGGCTTTTACGTTGCGCACCGAGGTAACGCCATGCAATCAGAAGTTCGAGTTTATTCATGGATCTCGCGAACCACCTCCAGCTAAGCTTAGGTTTCCGGCTTCATCAACGGGAAGAGGATCACATCACGGATCGTCTGCTGGTTGGTGAGGAGCATGATCATACGGTCAATGCCAAAGCCAACACCACCGGTCGGCGGAAGTCCGGATTCCACAGCGTCGAGGAAGTTTTCATCCATCGGGTGCGTTTCACCTTCACCACCGCGACCACGGCGAACCTGATCTTCCAAAAGTTCGCGCTGACGGATGGGATCGTTCAATTCGGTATAAGCGTTACCGAGTTCCCAGCCGTTTGCATACGGTTCAAACTGTTCGATCAAATCCGGGTTCACACGGTGGCTCTTGCAGAGCGGCGTGCTTTCCTTCGGCATGTCGATGATAAACGTCGGCTGAATGAGCTGTTTTTCCACGGTGAGTTCAAAGAGTTCAATAATCGCACGGCCACGAATCCATTCGCCGTCCATCGAGCCGCCGAGCTTCTGGATTACAGCCTTCAGGTCATCGTCCGACATCGTGGTGACATCATAGCCGCCGAACTTCTGGATGGCATCGTACATCGTATAACGCGGCCACGGAGCCTTGAAGTCGATTTCCGTGCCCTGATAATTCACCTTCGTCGAACCCGTTGCAGCAATCGCTGCACGTTCGTAAATGTTTTCGAAGTGAATCATCATGTCGTTGTAGTCTGCATAAGCCTGGTAGAATTCTAGACCGGTGAATTCCGGGCTATGCGTACGGTCCATGCCTTCGTTGCGGAAGTTCTTCGAGAATTCGAAAACGCGTTCCATACCGCCGACAATGCAGCGCTTCAAATAAAGTTCCGGTGCGACGCGCAAGTAGAGCGTCATGTCCGCCGCGTTGTGGTGCGTGGTAAACGGACGCGCATTGGCACCGCCGTAAATCGGCTGGAGCGTCGGGGTTTCTACTTCGATAAACTTGTTTTCAAGGAGATATTCACGAATGGACTGAAGCACACGGCTGCGCTTGATAAAAACATCACGCACGTCATCGTTCAAAGCCATGTCGATGTAACGTTCGCGATAGCGGGTGTCCACATCCTTGAATTCGTTGAAAATCTTCTTATTGCCGTTTTCGTCGATGATTTCCTTAGGAACCGGGAGCGGACGCACGGCCTTCGAAAGCATCGTAATCTTTTCCGCCTTGACGGAATATTCCCCTGTCTTGGTTTCCATCATGGTGCCATCGACACCGACGAAGTCGCCGAAGTCGATCATCTTGACGATTTCATAATCCGCTTCGCCAACGATGTCCTTGGCGCAAACGATCTGAAGACGACCGTAGCGGTCTTTCAAATGCATAAAGCAGAGTTTGCCCTTGCGATTGAAACGAATGACGCGACCGGCGAAAGCGATTTTCTGTTCCGATTTCAGAAGTTCATCTTTCTGGTTGCGAAGATCTTCCGAAGTGTGAGTACGGTTGAACTTGTGCGGATACGGGTTGACGCCCATTTCCTTGAACTTTGTGAGCTTGTCGAGACGAGCCTTAACTTGGTCATTCATTTCTTGCATGGTATGAATCCTATAAAAAGATTTTTGCGCTACCAAAGATAGAAATTCTAGGCTTTTCCGAACTGCAAGAACGCAAAAAAGGCTGCCCGATAGGGCAACCTTTTCTAAGCTTTTCAAGAATGTCTTACTTGTTCATGCGGCAGCGCTTTTTTTGAAGCGGAGACATGCCCGGCTGATCGCAAGGATCCGAAGAAGTTGCCCTCTCTGCAGAGGCGGCCGGCTTTGCCGTTGCAGTAGAAGTCGTTGCCTTCTGCCGCTTTGCAGCCTGTTCCGCCTGCATCTGCTGAAGCTTGCGCTGACGCGGAGAAAGGTTCTCGTTGGAAGCGGCTGCTGCAGCACGGGCCTTTTGGGCCTGGACTTTCTGAGCCTGTTCCGCCTTCTGCTTTCTTGCGGCCTCTTCCGCTGCGGCTTCTTCGCGAGCCGCCTGTTCAGCAGCTGCAATCGAATCGCGGCGAGCCTTTATCGCATTCTTCTGGCGTTCAGCAGCGGCCTTACGAGAAGCCTGTGCCTGAGCCTTGGAAAGCGGATGGGCAGAAGCCTTGAAAATCGCGTTCGCGTTTTCCGGATTTCTGAACACATCGCCCGGATTGCCGCGCTTGCCCTGGGCATCTTCAAGGGCTCCCTTAGCCCAAGCATCGCTTGCAATCGGCGGAAGAAGCGACAACTTCAAGTTCTTGATTTTTGTAGGGAATTCATCGACACCATCCGAATAGTACATCATCACGTCATAAATACCTGCCTGGTATTCAAGACCGTCAGATGCGCCAATCGGAGCTTCCGAATAGGCGACGACAATATAAAGTTGGTCATCGTCCATGCTGTAAAAAAGCATGTCCGGATCCCCCTGAGGCGCTTTGACTTCACCTTCGGCAACAAAAGCCCAAGGTGCGTAGTCAACGCGAATCGAGAAATGGTGATAACCCTTAGAAGCTTCCGAAAGCGAAAGATAGTCCGCGTCAAAAGCCTGGAACGAAGGTTTCACCTGCGCAAAGGAGAGAATTGCGCAGCCAAGAACCAAGAACATAGCCAATTTCTTAAGCATTTTATTCTCCTAAACAAAAGCCTTACTTGTTGAAGAAGAGCGCCTTGGCCGCTTCAAACATAGCGTCCTTTTCTGCTTCTTCACGGCATTCCGTATAAATGCGCACCTTCGGTTCCGTACCAGACGGACGGATGAGCATCCAGGAATCGTCTTCGAAAATAATCTTCACGCCGTCCAAAGTCAAGACTTCGCGAACCTTCTTTTCCTTATCGCCGACCTTGACCACAGTGCCGACTTTAGCCTTGCAAGCCACAGCGTTCACCTGAGCGACGAGCGGATCGCCAACGAGGGACTTGTCCACTTCGAAGCCTGCGCGGTTCGGGTAGAATTCGCCGAATTCCTTATAAAGTTCTTCGAGGTATTCGCCGAGGTTCTTGCCGGTCGTTGCCATGATTTCGAGAGCGAGAAGAAGGCCGAACTGAGCGTCCTTTTCGAGCGTGTTGTTCAAGCCCGAAATACCGTCGGATTCTTCGAAAGCGATGAGAGCCTTCGGATTCGCCTTGCGGGCAAGCCACGGGCGGAAATTCTTGAAGCCGACCGGAGTTTCCATCACCGGAGCGCCGAGCTTGTTCGCAATGACGTTCACAAAATTGGAAGTAGCGACGGACTTTGCGACAACGCCCTGTTCCTTGCGCCAGGTCACCATATAGTGGTAAGCGATTGCGCCGAAACGGTTCATGTCGATTTCACGGGTGCCGTCGTAAAAACGAACGCGGTCACCATCCGGGTCGAAAATGCAGCCGAGACGGAACCAGCTCTTGCTCTGGTCGAGAATCTTCTTCACGCCTTCGAGGTTTTTGGAACTCGGTTCCGGAGCGATTCCGCCGAACAGCGGATCGTCTTCGGTACGCAGGCACATGAGGCACTGTGGATTGCCGAGAATCACGTTCGGACGCTTGCGGGTTGCGCCGTGGACGTGGTCGCAGACGAGGGTCAAGCGGCCTTCGTCGAGAAGCTTCTGGATGCGGGCGAACTGGATCGTGCCCTGCTTGTGGAGGAATTCGTTGTAAACTTCAATGGAATCAAAAGCCTTCATTTCGACTTCTTCGAGGTCTTCACGCTTGAAGTCCTTCATGAGTTCGTTCGAAATGCGGGTAATGTGGCAAGTGATTTCCGGACCCGCAGGACCGCCATCAGCCGGGTTGAACTTGATACCGGCATAGTTGGACGGGTTGTGGCTCGGGGTCATGTTGATCGAGCAAGCGGCCTTGAGAAGTTCAACGGCGGCGGAGAATTCCGGCGTAGCCATTTCGCCACCGTAGTAGATTTTCTTCACGCCAGCCTTGGCAAAGACCTGAGCGACTGCCTTGCAGAATTCATCACCGAGAAGACGGTTGTCGTGACCGAGTACGATACCGCGTTCCTGAAGTTCTTCGAAGTTGGCAACGCCAAGAGCTTCAAGGAGTTCCGCATCCGCTTCTTTGTACATGCGAATGATAGCAGTAGCGATCACTTCGACTGTGCGGAGGGTGAATTCCGTACCGATTTCACCGCGGAAGCCGGACGTACCAAAGCTTACCTTGCACGGTTCGACACTTGCGAGGGCGATCTTCTTGACGTCTTCGACAAGATGCATGTCGGTGGCGGGGTTGAATTCAGAGGACTGGATCTTTTTCCAAAGTTGAGCAGCTGTTTCCATCAGTATTCCTATTAGGTGAATTTGACGTTCATAATCTAATAAATTTCTATTTTTGGGAGCATGATTAAACTGAAAATTGCAAAGCATGTCGCAGACAACACTGAAGCTCATGCATTATTCTATGTAAAAAAAGCCGTTCAATTTTCCTCGGTTCTGTCCGAAAATGGAGAAATTCGAGTTGCGAACGTCCTCTCCGAAATGGAAAAAGGCATCTGCCAAGATCTTGAAATCGTCGAAATCGACGGTCACAAGACCATTTTTGTAAACGCCGCCATGGAACGCGGACTGTCCTCCCTGGATCATCTTCGTATGGCGGGCTACCGTCTGGGCAAGCGCGCCCGCCAAAAACAGTTCAAGACTGTCAAACTTCTGCTCGCAGACGCCGCAGACGAACAGGCGAAGGCGATTTTCCACGGTCTGTATTACAGCGCCTACAAGTTCGACAAGTACAAGTCGAAAACGACCAAGGACTTCACCGTCACGTTCGACATCGAAGCGGGCGAACGCACCAAGGACTTTGAACGCATTGCGGCAGAAGTCGCCGTAGAACAGCACTATACAAACCTCGCCAAGGACTTGATCAACACGGTCGGTTCCGAGCTTTACCCAGAGGCTTTTGCCCACATCGCCATCCGCGAAGCCCACAAGGTTCCGGGTGTCGCCATCTCGATCCTGAACTCGAAGCTCCTCGCCAACGAAGGCTTCAACGGACTCTTGACCGTCGGTGGCGGAAGCCGTTTTGAACCGTGCATGGTCAAGCTCACCTACAGCCCAAAGAACGCTCCCAAGGACAAGCACCTTGCAATTGTCGGCAAGGGCATTACCTTTGACACCGGCGGAATTTCCTTGAAGCCAGCCAAGAACATGAAGGAAATGCAAAGCGACATGTCGGGTGCGGCAGCAACCCTTGCCGCCATCTGCGCCGCAGCAGAGCTCAAAATTCCGCTCAAAATTTCCGCCTACCTTTGCCTTGCCGAAAACCGAATCGGTTCCGGAGCCGTGCTCCCGGGCGATATCTTCAAGGCGAAGAACGGCAAGACCGTGATGGTCGATAACACTGACGCCGAAGGACGCCTGGTGCTTTCGGACGGCATCTGTGCCGCTGCCGAAAACGGTGCGACGCACATCGTGGACCTTGCCACGCTGACCGGCGCCATGGTCCGTGCACTAGGCCCGGCAATCACCGGTTACTTCACAAACGACGAAGAACTTTCCCAAAAGATCAAGGCTGCGGGCGACGCAACCTGCGAAAAGTTCTGGCAAATGCCGCTCGAAGACGAATACGCAAACGAGCTCGACGATCACTATGCCGATCTTTCAAACATCGGCAAAAGCGCCGGTGCAATCCTTGCGGCACTTTTCCTCCGCGAATTCGTTCCGGAAGGAATCAAGTGGTCTCACTGGGATATCGCCGGTACCGCCTATGTGGAACGTCCTTGGAAGTATACGACTTACGGAGCCACGGGCATCGGTGTCCAATCCCTTATTGAACTCTCACGTGAACTTGGAGACAAAGCGTGAAAAACGTAGATACGATCGCCGTTCTTGACTTCGGCGGACAATATGCGCATCTGATTGCAAATCGCGTGCGTCGGCTTGGTGTCTTTACCGAAATACACTCCCCTAGCGCTCCGGTGAGCGAACTCGAAGGAGTGAAGGGTATCATTTACAGTGGCGGACCTTCGAGCGTGTATGCCGCAGATGCTCCCGAATACAATCCGGAAATCCTTTCGCTCCCGGTGCCAAAGCTCGGCATCTGCTACGGTCACCAGCTGATCGCGCAGCAGCTCGGCGGACACGTGGAACCGGGCAAGATCAAGGAATACGGCATTGCAGACCTGATCGTCGGCGATGAGAATTGCCCGCTGCTGAAGGGACTTCCGAAAGAAAGCCCGATGTGGATGAGCCACGGCGACCAGGTGACAAAGCTCCCGGAAGGCTACAAGATCGTGGCAAGCACGAAGGACTGTGCCGTTGCCGCCGTCGCTTTCGACAGCGAAAGTCCCGACCGCCAGATTTACGGTATCCAGTTCCACCCGGAAGTCACGCACAGCAAGTTCGGCATGAAGCTTCTCGAAAACTTCGTCGACATCACCGGCGCACAAAAGACCTGGAACATGAAGAGCTACCTGCCGCTCATCACGGAGCGCATCCAGGAACAGGTCAAGGACCGCAAGGTGTTCTTGCTCGTTTCGGGCGGCGTCGACTCCACCGTTGCCTTTGTACTTTTGAACCGCGTTCTCGGACCGGAAAAGGTTCTCGGTCTGCACGTGGATAACGGCATGATGC
Coding sequences within it:
- a CDS encoding ATP-dependent Clp protease ATP-binding subunit; this encodes MSGRFTDRVRKVLQYARDEARRLNSEHVGTEHLLLGIAREGAGFAAAALKTLGVNLENLAQDVERSISEAGGMMTIGSQLPFTEHAKDVLQAAAVEARMLDDNYIGTEHVLISLLKVSESHAAAALTAAGVEYNALRQAIERVKDESRPQRMDPDLARNFAPRRDKEQKSKTPILDHFGRDLTALARQGKLDPIIGRAEEIERLIQVLCRRKKNNPVLIGEPGVGKTAIVEGLAQKIVNKKIPELLENKRVITLDVAAMVAGTKYRGQFEERLKALIMELQKNENAVILFIDELHTIVGAGGSEGSLDASNIFKPALARGELQCIGATTVDEYRKYIEKDAALERRFQKILVNPPTVEESIRILNGLVDRYERHHKVKYTSEAIRAAVALGDRYLSERFLPDKAIDVIDEAGARMRLASMAVPPELRDMETRLAEATSNKEEALRTEKFEDAAKYRDESDELQKKIAEVKEQWLEKRKTECLIVDEDMIRDVISKMTGIPISRLADEETKKLINLDKEIKLRIIGQDRAVESVVRSIRRSRAGIRDARRPMGSFLFLGPTGVGKTELAKVLSLSLFGAEDSMIRIDMSEYMEKHSISRLIGAPPGYVGYEEGGGQLTEKVRKHPYSVVLLDEIEKAHPDVYNLLLQILDDGQLTDSFGRKINFKNTIIIMTSNVGAREVKHSTGMGFTKLSESDDYERMEATIHEEAKNVFSPEFLNRIDDQIVFRSLNKKDLIQIVDILLGNVQNNLSERGVLLEFSEKAKEAIVDHGYDPALGARPLRRSIQQLVEDELSEGLLMGTFTDFSTVKIDADADGKKLTFTKEDLPGNHS
- a CDS encoding ABC transporter ATP-binding protein — encoded protein: MSDILLETKALTRVFCETGERLEILKGVDFELSKNEFCVLTGASGSGKSTFLNLVGALDTPTSGEIIFNGKSLGKMNSAEKDEYHSKKVGFVFQFHHLLAEFTALENVCVPARILNPHANLKTVQEHAEELLQKVGLKDRLKHLPRELSGGERQRVAVARALMNNPDVLLADEPSGNLDEKNARMLNELFKQINEDYKQTLLVVTHDERMAEFATKRVHMQGGILVPYQDFNAKEI
- a CDS encoding FtsX-like permease family protein produces the protein MNKLELLIAWRYLGAQRKSLFVSLIGIFSMLGVSIGVFALIVALSAVNGFEEEVTAQMIGKDAHFEMYAYRSDPVEDFNTIADKVMANDSDVVASAPFVIYKVGISSKKVNDGIVLYGIDPERSKKVVDLSEKIVSGNYSLDSLPDSNFDRRPAVILGISLANRLKVLVGDKIILQTFQSTEATMSSGGPKILSCVVSGIFETGMYEYDGNIAYIGIPEAQKLLGMDSNQVSGLQFRVKDQWKASESADRAGEVIGYPYYFIDWKTKNITLLKWMNYEKFIVAAIICLIILVAAFNIISSLIMVVTDKTKEIGILRSMGLSKAGVMRVFMLMGSFIGVGGTILGGTVGLALCGLQQSYHFITLPGDVYVLPYFPVLINPLDVIVVFVVGILLCTLSTLLPAWKASKLDPVGAIRHE
- the lysS gene encoding lysine--tRNA ligase — encoded protein: MQEMNDQVKARLDKLTKFKEMGVNPYPHKFNRTHTSEDLRNQKDELLKSEQKIAFAGRVIRFNRKGKLCFMHLKDRYGRLQIVCAKDIVGEADYEIVKMIDFGDFVGVDGTMMETKTGEYSVKAEKITMLSKAVRPLPVPKEIIDENGNKKIFNEFKDVDTRYRERYIDMALNDDVRDVFIKRSRVLQSIREYLLENKFIEVETPTLQPIYGGANARPFTTHHNAADMTLYLRVAPELYLKRCIVGGMERVFEFSKNFRNEGMDRTHSPEFTGLEFYQAYADYNDMMIHFENIYERAAIAATGSTKVNYQGTEIDFKAPWPRYTMYDAIQKFGGYDVTTMSDDDLKAVIQKLGGSMDGEWIRGRAIIELFELTVEKQLIQPTFIIDMPKESTPLCKSHRVNPDLIEQFEPYANGWELGNAYTELNDPIRQRELLEDQVRRGRGGEGETHPMDENFLDAVESGLPPTGGVGFGIDRMIMLLTNQQTIRDVILFPLMKPET
- a CDS encoding phosphomannomutase; translation: METAAQLWKKIQSSEFNPATDMHLVEDVKKIALASVEPCKVSFGTSGFRGEIGTEFTLRTVEVIATAIIRMYKEADAELLEALGVANFEELQERGIVLGHDNRLLGDEFCKAVAQVFAKAGVKKIYYGGEMATPEFSAAVELLKAACSINMTPSHNPSNYAGIKFNPADGGPAGPEITCHITRISNELMKDFKREDLEEVEMKAFDSIEVYNEFLHKQGTIQFARIQKLLDEGRLTLVCDHVHGATRKRPNVILGNPQCLMCLRTEDDPLFGGIAPEPSSKNLEGVKKILDQSKSWFRLGCIFDPDGDRVRFYDGTREIDMNRFGAIAYHYMVTWRKEQGVVAKSVATSNFVNVIANKLGAPVMETPVGFKNFRPWLARKANPKALIAFEESDGISGLNNTLEKDAQFGLLLALEIMATTGKNLGEYLEELYKEFGEFYPNRAGFEVDKSLVGDPLVAQVNAVACKAKVGTVVKVGDKEKKVREVLTLDGVKIIFEDDSWMLIRPSGTEPKVRIYTECREEAEKDAMFEAAKALFFNK
- a CDS encoding leucyl aminopeptidase family protein, translated to MIKLKIAKHVADNTEAHALFYVKKAVQFSSVLSENGEIRVANVLSEMEKGICQDLEIVEIDGHKTIFVNAAMERGLSSLDHLRMAGYRLGKRARQKQFKTVKLLLADAADEQAKAIFHGLYYSAYKFDKYKSKTTKDFTVTFDIEAGERTKDFERIAAEVAVEQHYTNLAKDLINTVGSELYPEAFAHIAIREAHKVPGVAISILNSKLLANEGFNGLLTVGGGSRFEPCMVKLTYSPKNAPKDKHLAIVGKGITFDTGGISLKPAKNMKEMQSDMSGAAATLAAICAAAELKIPLKISAYLCLAENRIGSGAVLPGDIFKAKNGKTVMVDNTDAEGRLVLSDGICAAAENGATHIVDLATLTGAMVRALGPAITGYFTNDEELSQKIKAAGDATCEKFWQMPLEDEYANELDDHYADLSNIGKSAGAILAALFLREFVPEGIKWSHWDIAGTAYVERPWKYTTYGATGIGVQSLIELSRELGDKA